The Alkalihalobacillus sp. LMS6 genomic interval CCTCCTTTATGAAGTTACAACATGATCTCTTGTAAAAAATGGTTTATGTGCTGATGCACTTGCTTTGGTTTTTCCTCTAATAATAAGTGCCCACAGTGTTTAATGACACGTATGCGACTGTTGCCTAAATCACGTTGAAGCGCATAACTTGTCTCCACAGAAATTAATGGATCATTCACACCAGAGAGAATAAGCGTCGGCTGATGTATTTGCTGTAATTGTTCTTTTGATAAATCCCCTTCTCGCTGTCTTGTTAATTGAATGAGCCCATTAATAAATAAAGGATCCATTAGCGGTCGTTCATAATGGGTAATCATATCCTTTGTTAAACAACGTTGATTGTAAACCGCATCTCGTAACATCTGCTTTACTCTAGGTTTTTTATAATGCATAAACCACGTCAAGCTTTGCTCTAAGTAAGGAAGATATGTTGCGAACTGAAGTTGCTTTTTCACCGGTTTCAAGTACCCTGAGCTTGCTAACAAAGAAATACTTTTCACTTTATGCGGGTAGCGTAAAGCTAAATAAAGTGCAATTTGTCCGCCCATCGAATGACCAATTACATGGTAAGAAGAGACGTTAAACTGTTCCATCAATTCATTGAGTTGCTGCGCATAAGATGTAAATGAATAGACTGATCCATTCCCTTTTGAACTACGCCCAAACCCCGGTAAATCACAACAAATCACATCGTAATGTTGACGTAATGCCGGAATCACACGGTAAAAACAGTGAACCGAAGCAAAAATACCGTGCACTAACAAAAGCGTTCCTTTTTTAGGATGCAGGCTTTTAAACCATTCATAATAAATACTAGCTGATTGAATATGCAAAAATGATGCATCATTCGGTTTACATTTTCTTGACATTCTCATCACTCCATCCTTATAGGATGTACGAGAAATGTGAAAACATAACTACTCCGATACGTCTAAATGATAAGGTGTTTCTTGATAAACATAATAATTTAGCCAGTTTGAAAAAAGCAAATTCGAATGGGCTCGCCACTGCAGAGGTGGCAATGCGGTTGGGTTTTCATCAGGGAAATAGTTCGCCGGAAGTTGAGGCTCTGCTCCTTGATGAAGATCACGCTCATATTCTTTTTTAAGTGTATGGGCATCATATTCCGCATGGCCCATTACAAAAATCCGTCGTCCATCTTTTGAAGAAGCAATATAAACACCGGCTTCTTCAGAAGAACTAAGCACGTCTAATTCATCAATGTTTTCAATATCTTCCCGATGAATCGTGGTATGGCGTGAATGAGGCGCTAAAAAAAAGTCATCAAACCCGCGTAGCAGATTGACGTTTGGTACATTTACGCTATGGTTATAAACCCCAAATAACTTCGTATTAAGCGGACGTTTACAAATGTTGTAATGATGATACAAAGCCGCTTGCGCCCCCCAACAAATATGAAGCGTT includes:
- a CDS encoding alpha/beta fold hydrolase, coding for MSRKCKPNDASFLHIQSASIYYEWFKSLHPKKGTLLLVHGIFASVHCFYRVIPALRQHYDVICCDLPGFGRSSKGNGSVYSFTSYAQQLNELMEQFNVSSYHVIGHSMGGQIALYLALRYPHKVKSISLLASSGYLKPVKKQLQFATYLPYLEQSLTWFMHYKKPRVKQMLRDAVYNQRCLTKDMITHYERPLMDPLFINGLIQLTRQREGDLSKEQLQQIHQPTLILSGVNDPLISVETSYALQRDLGNSRIRVIKHCGHLLLEEKPKQVHQHINHFLQEIML
- the metA gene encoding homoserine O-succinyltransferase → MPIKIPDHLPAKKKLLEENIFVMDESRAYQQDIRPLKICILNLMPTKQETETQLIRLLGNTPLQIDVSLLHPSTHQPKNTSKEHLQQFYKTISEIKTLKFDGMIITGAPVETLPFHDVRYWDEMKSILDWTTTNVTSTLHICWGAQAALYHHYNICKRPLNTKLFGVYNHSVNVPNVNLLRGFDDFFLAPHSRHTTIHREDIENIDELDVLSSSEEAGVYIASSKDGRRIFVMGHAEYDAHTLKKEYERDLHQGAEPQLPANYFPDENPTALPPLQWRAHSNLLFSNWLNYYVYQETPYHLDVSE